One Tessaracoccus lacteus DNA window includes the following coding sequences:
- a CDS encoding carbohydrate ABC transporter permease, with amino-acid sequence MKVSATERTLNYVLLIVFAVFATAPVVTIVLTALGPQLGVATGGLHWGNFADAWAQGDFGGALARSLTVAMVVVTASLVLSILAGYAFGTMRFRGATALFYLFLLGLMIPAEAIVIPLFYTFQSLSLTDTLWAVALPQIAQSTAFGTFWMRTQFRALPDNLIEAAALDGATSWPALWRVAAPPLVPAISTVAVLMFMWTWNEFLIPLVMSPSRTWATAPLALNIFQGQYTADTALMSAAGVIIAAPIVAAFVVLQRYFINGMLEGAVR; translated from the coding sequence ATGAAGGTCTCGGCGACGGAGAGGACGCTCAACTACGTGCTGCTGATCGTGTTCGCCGTCTTCGCCACCGCGCCGGTCGTGACGATCGTCCTGACGGCGCTCGGTCCGCAGCTCGGGGTTGCGACCGGTGGGCTGCACTGGGGGAACTTCGCCGACGCGTGGGCCCAGGGCGACTTCGGCGGCGCGCTGGCCCGCTCCCTCACCGTCGCGATGGTCGTCGTCACCGCCTCTCTGGTGCTGTCCATCCTCGCCGGTTACGCGTTCGGGACCATGCGCTTCCGAGGCGCCACCGCGCTGTTCTACCTGTTCCTGCTCGGCCTGATGATCCCGGCCGAGGCGATCGTCATTCCGCTGTTCTACACCTTCCAGTCACTCAGCCTCACCGACACGCTCTGGGCGGTCGCGCTCCCGCAGATCGCACAGTCGACGGCGTTCGGCACATTCTGGATGCGCACGCAGTTCCGGGCCCTGCCCGACAACCTGATCGAGGCCGCCGCGCTCGACGGGGCCACGAGCTGGCCTGCGCTGTGGCGGGTGGCAGCGCCGCCGCTCGTGCCGGCCATCTCCACCGTCGCGGTGCTGATGTTCATGTGGACCTGGAACGAGTTCCTGATCCCACTGGTCATGTCGCCGTCGCGGACCTGGGCGACCGCGCCGCTCGCCCTGAACATCTTCCAGGGTCAGTACACCGCGGACACCGCGCTGATGTCGGCGGCCGGCGTGATCATCGCCGCGCCGATCGTCGCGGCCTTCGTGGTCCTGCAGCGGTACTTCATCAACGGAATGCTGGAAGGGGCCGTCAGATGA
- a CDS encoding recombinase zinc beta ribbon domain-containing protein, whose product MIERPRDKTGDRYEYFTCSGRRRKRTTCTRSAIHAERIEQRIEETYNSNGLTATEADRVREMLHRVFDQLEASSDDERTLLEAQKEARS is encoded by the coding sequence ATGATCGAACGCCCCCGCGACAAGACCGGGGATCGGTACGAGTACTTCACCTGCTCCGGACGACGCCGCAAACGCACCACCTGCACCCGCTCCGCGATTCACGCCGAGCGGATCGAGCAGCGAATCGAAGAGACCTACAACAGCAACGGTCTCACCGCGACCGAAGCTGATCGGGTTCGGGAGATGCTGCATCGGGTGTTCGATCAGCTCGAAGCCTCCAGCGACGACGAACGCACACTCCTCGAAGCACAGAAGGAAGCTCGAAGCTGA
- a CDS encoding 6-phospho-beta-glucosidase — MKLVILGGGGFRVPLVYGALTGSPLIDEVTLYDSSTDRLRTIERIIRQLPAGPRVTISTDLARSLTGADFVFAAIRVGGAAGRIADERVALGLGLLGQETIGPGGLAYALRTIPVMNHVAETIARVAPDAWTINFTNPAGIVTQAMRRVLGDRVVGICDTPIGLVKRVSRLLGVDLQTEEARVDYDYIGLNHLGWLRSVRIDGVERLGGILADDSALDQIEEARLIGKDWVRATGALPNEYLYYYLHTEEAVASILHGGQTRGEFLHATQGRFYEAACCTDSPLETWRSALRNREETYMAEARDEDRREEDVAGGGYQEVALRLMTAIATGSRERMILDVGNAHARGRVSDALPDDVVVEVPCIVDGDGPHPQQVAPLALDQLGRIATLRASEAAIMDAALTGSQNRAWEGFSIHPLVNSPALGAKLLTGYTAAHPEIASLFA; from the coding sequence GTGAAGCTGGTCATCCTTGGTGGCGGAGGATTCCGCGTGCCCCTCGTCTATGGAGCACTCACGGGCAGCCCACTCATCGACGAGGTGACGCTGTATGACTCCTCGACCGACCGGCTCCGCACCATCGAACGGATCATCAGGCAGCTCCCAGCCGGCCCGCGGGTCACGATCAGCACCGACCTCGCCCGGTCCCTGACCGGCGCCGACTTCGTGTTCGCCGCTATCCGCGTCGGCGGGGCCGCCGGGCGGATAGCGGACGAGCGGGTCGCGCTCGGCCTGGGTCTCCTCGGCCAGGAGACGATCGGGCCCGGCGGCCTCGCGTACGCCCTGCGCACCATCCCCGTCATGAACCACGTGGCGGAAACGATCGCCCGCGTCGCTCCGGATGCCTGGACGATCAACTTCACCAATCCGGCCGGCATCGTGACGCAGGCGATGCGCCGCGTGCTCGGCGACCGGGTCGTCGGCATCTGCGACACCCCGATCGGCCTGGTGAAGCGGGTCTCGCGCCTCCTGGGCGTCGACCTGCAGACCGAAGAGGCACGCGTGGACTACGACTACATCGGACTCAACCACCTCGGCTGGCTCCGTTCCGTCCGGATCGACGGGGTCGAGCGGCTCGGCGGGATCCTCGCCGACGACTCGGCGCTCGACCAAATCGAGGAGGCGCGGCTGATCGGCAAGGACTGGGTCCGCGCGACCGGGGCCCTGCCGAACGAGTACCTCTACTACTACCTGCACACCGAGGAGGCCGTGGCCAGCATCCTCCACGGCGGGCAGACCCGCGGCGAGTTCCTCCACGCGACGCAGGGACGGTTCTACGAGGCCGCCTGCTGCACCGACTCCCCGCTGGAGACCTGGCGCTCCGCGCTCCGCAACCGTGAGGAGACCTACATGGCCGAGGCCCGCGACGAGGACCGTCGCGAGGAGGACGTCGCGGGGGGCGGGTATCAGGAGGTGGCGCTGCGCCTGATGACCGCGATCGCGACGGGCAGCCGGGAGCGCATGATCCTCGACGTCGGCAACGCCCACGCACGGGGTCGGGTCAGCGACGCGCTGCCGGACGACGTCGTCGTCGAGGTTCCGTGCATCGTCGACGGTGACGGCCCCCACCCACAGCAGGTCGCTCCGCTCGCGCTCGACCAGCTGGGTCGGATCGCGACCCTCCGCGCCTCGGAGGCGGCCATCATGGACGCGGCGCTCACGGGTTCGCAGAACCGCGCCTGGGAGGGCTTCAGCATCCACCCCCTTGTGAACTCCCCCGCCCTGGGCGCCAAGCTCCTGACCGGCTACACCGCCGCCCATCCCGAGATCGCGTCGCTCTTCGCCTGA
- a CDS encoding DUF6153 family protein, translated as MTADSSMAVGVARLLRCLLLGGAVILGLLTMHGLNAPEATAPPNGQTVLGSGSPAGPITDAETHAAVHFDGGSAGAIDCGSGAGLTTAMACLLALFLLLGTLGPPRELRESVATRWRRLLRVSRPEPVRAAAPRLEVLCISRT; from the coding sequence GTGACAGCGGATTCCTCGATGGCGGTGGGCGTGGCCCGTCTGCTCAGGTGTCTGCTTCTTGGCGGGGCCGTCATCCTCGGACTACTCACCATGCATGGTCTGAACGCGCCTGAGGCGACGGCACCGCCCAACGGACAGACGGTCCTCGGCTCGGGGTCGCCTGCGGGACCCATCACCGATGCCGAGACACACGCCGCCGTCCACTTCGACGGCGGGTCCGCCGGGGCGATCGACTGCGGGTCCGGAGCTGGCCTGACCACCGCCATGGCCTGCCTCCTCGCGCTGTTCCTATTGCTCGGCACCCTTGGGCCGCCGCGTGAACTGCGCGAGTCGGTGGCGACGCGCTGGCGCCGGCTTCTGCGCGTGTCACGGCCGGAGCCGGTCCGGGCGGCGGCCCCTCGCCTGGAAGTCCTCTGCATCAGTCGAACCTGA
- a CDS encoding ABC transporter substrate-binding protein, with amino-acid sequence MPLFRPALRVLGGGALAGVLALTACAPGDNSTSSAPTASSPSAVSTDISALGDVELVVWDQEVRGSQNEALEALNAAFEDTYPNVTIKRTSQATDDLKQQVTLALGGTDVPDIVQVNNARGDMGQFVSAGQLTDLTGYAEAYGWTDRFTDSVLSKVRYSSDATTFGDGNLYGLPQTGEIVGIFYSQSKLHALGLEAPTSWDEYLTALDTAMEAGEQPMVLGNLDKWPALHVFGPLQSNFVVADDIVALGMGNAGSTWLDDGNTAAMEQFETWGSEGYFGSSPNGTDYDAAWTAFTKGTGVFLPGGSWLATDMEAVMGDDLHFITLAGLDGQVVTTGGTGIPFSIPAKAENPDVAAAYLDFITSDEAMKMIADNGGMPVNDTAELAPADGVQNDIFTAFATVSETGTLLPYLDYATPTFSDTAGQGLQEVLGGQRSAQQVLEAFEDDYSAFVGS; translated from the coding sequence ATGCCACTGTTCCGACCCGCCCTGCGCGTGCTGGGTGGTGGGGCCCTCGCCGGCGTGCTGGCGCTCACCGCCTGCGCCCCCGGCGACAACTCCACCAGCTCCGCGCCCACCGCGTCCTCCCCGTCGGCCGTCTCGACGGACATCTCAGCCCTCGGGGATGTCGAACTGGTCGTGTGGGACCAGGAGGTCCGCGGCTCACAGAATGAAGCCCTCGAGGCGCTCAACGCCGCGTTCGAGGACACCTATCCGAACGTCACGATCAAGCGGACCAGCCAGGCGACCGATGACCTCAAGCAGCAGGTGACACTCGCTCTCGGCGGCACGGACGTGCCGGACATCGTGCAGGTCAACAACGCCCGCGGCGACATGGGGCAGTTCGTCTCGGCCGGCCAGCTCACCGACCTCACCGGGTACGCGGAGGCCTACGGCTGGACCGACAGGTTCACCGACTCGGTCCTGAGCAAGGTCCGCTACTCGTCGGACGCCACAACCTTCGGCGACGGCAACCTGTACGGGCTGCCGCAGACCGGCGAGATCGTCGGCATCTTCTACTCGCAGTCCAAGCTCCACGCCCTCGGCCTCGAGGCGCCGACGAGCTGGGACGAATACCTCACGGCCCTCGATACGGCCATGGAGGCCGGTGAGCAGCCGATGGTGCTCGGGAACCTCGACAAGTGGCCCGCCCTCCACGTCTTCGGCCCCCTGCAGAGCAACTTCGTCGTGGCCGACGACATCGTCGCGCTCGGCATGGGCAACGCGGGATCGACCTGGCTCGACGACGGCAACACCGCAGCCATGGAGCAGTTCGAGACGTGGGGCTCCGAGGGCTACTTCGGCTCCTCGCCCAACGGGACCGACTATGACGCCGCCTGGACGGCCTTCACCAAGGGCACCGGCGTGTTCCTGCCGGGCGGCAGCTGGCTTGCCACCGACATGGAGGCCGTGATGGGCGACGACCTGCACTTCATCACCCTGGCCGGCCTCGACGGCCAGGTCGTCACCACAGGCGGCACGGGCATCCCGTTCTCGATCCCGGCCAAGGCCGAGAATCCCGACGTCGCGGCCGCCTACCTCGACTTCATCACGTCGGACGAGGCGATGAAGATGATCGCTGACAACGGCGGCATGCCCGTCAACGACACCGCGGAGCTCGCTCCCGCCGACGGCGTCCAGAACGACATCTTCACCGCATTCGCGACGGTGTCCGAGACGGGTACGCTGCTGCCCTACCTCGACTACGCGACCCCGACCTTCTCCGACACGGCGGGCCAGGGACTGCAGGAGGTCCTCGGTGGGCAGCGTTCCGCGCAGCAGGTTCTGGAGGCCTTCGAGGATGACTACTCTGCCTTCGTCGGCTCCTGA
- a CDS encoding heavy metal translocating P-type ATPase produces MSNENGAHHHDDHAVHDRHEGHDHATGHDPHDAHAGHEGHAGHAGHAGHGDHVGQFRRLFWIMLVFAVPVVGFNDMFANLIGYGLPEAEWVWWVSPVLGTIMYFWGGWPFLAGGLSEIRSRKPGMMLLIGLAITVAFLASWGASLRLLDHELNFWWELALLVVIMLLGHWIEMRSLAQTTSALDSLAALLPDEAEKVDGDDVVKVAPADLVVGDVVIVRPGSSVPADGKIVDGSASMDESMVTGESKTVRRESGDHVVAGTVATDSGLRVEVTATGDDTALAGIQKLVTDAQASSSRAQRIADTAAAWLFWFALGAAVVTAIVWALVGMPDTAVVRTITVLVIACPHALGLAIPLVVSIATERAARGGVLIKDRLALESMRTVDAVLFDKTGTLTKGEPTVTAIEPVQGRDERQVLALAAAAEADSEHPLARAITGAARTREVRVPKASDFTSSPAVGVKATVDGTVIEVGGPYLLEQHSADELSVADQWREEGAIILHVLADGTVIGALRLADEVRSESRDAVDALHSQGAQVVMITGDAQAVADTVAKDLGIDRVFAGVRPEDKAAKVSELQDEGRKVAMVGDGVNDAPALAQADVGIAIGAGTDVAIGSAGVILASSDPRSVLSVFELSRASYRKMKQNLWWAAGYNLISVPLAAGILAPIGFVLPMSIGAILMSASTVVVALNAQLLRRLDLTPESSTNRILDRT; encoded by the coding sequence ATGAGCAATGAGAACGGTGCCCACCACCACGATGACCACGCCGTGCACGATCGTCACGAGGGTCACGACCACGCGACCGGTCACGACCCTCACGATGCCCACGCCGGACATGAGGGCCATGCCGGCCACGCGGGACATGCTGGTCACGGCGACCATGTCGGGCAGTTCCGTCGCCTCTTCTGGATCATGCTCGTCTTCGCGGTGCCCGTGGTCGGCTTCAACGACATGTTCGCCAACCTCATCGGCTACGGACTACCTGAGGCCGAGTGGGTGTGGTGGGTCTCACCTGTCCTGGGCACCATCATGTATTTCTGGGGCGGTTGGCCGTTCCTCGCCGGCGGGCTAAGCGAGATCCGCTCCCGCAAGCCGGGGATGATGCTGCTGATCGGGCTGGCGATCACAGTGGCGTTCCTCGCATCCTGGGGCGCAAGCCTGCGCCTGCTCGATCACGAGTTGAACTTCTGGTGGGAACTGGCCCTGCTGGTGGTGATTATGCTGCTGGGTCATTGGATCGAGATGCGTTCCCTGGCCCAGACCACCTCCGCGTTGGATTCCCTGGCCGCGCTGCTGCCCGACGAGGCCGAGAAGGTCGACGGCGACGACGTCGTCAAGGTCGCGCCCGCTGACCTCGTCGTCGGCGACGTGGTCATCGTCCGACCCGGCTCCTCGGTGCCCGCCGACGGGAAGATCGTCGACGGTAGCGCGAGCATGGATGAGTCGATGGTGACCGGCGAGTCCAAGACCGTGCGCCGCGAGAGCGGCGACCACGTCGTCGCCGGCACCGTCGCCACCGACTCCGGCCTGCGCGTCGAGGTCACCGCCACCGGTGACGACACCGCACTCGCGGGTATCCAGAAGCTCGTCACCGATGCACAGGCATCGTCCTCCCGCGCCCAGCGAATCGCCGATACCGCGGCGGCGTGGCTGTTCTGGTTCGCCCTCGGCGCTGCCGTAGTCACCGCGATTGTGTGGGCGCTGGTTGGAATGCCCGACACCGCCGTGGTGCGCACCATCACCGTGCTCGTCATCGCCTGCCCCCACGCCCTTGGCCTGGCGATCCCGCTGGTGGTCTCCATCGCCACTGAACGCGCCGCTCGCGGCGGGGTGCTCATCAAGGATCGCCTCGCGCTGGAGTCGATGCGCACCGTGGACGCAGTCCTGTTCGACAAGACTGGAACGCTGACCAAGGGCGAGCCCACCGTCACCGCGATTGAGCCTGTCCAAGGTCGCGACGAGCGCCAGGTGCTGGCGCTGGCGGCTGCGGCTGAGGCCGACAGCGAGCACCCGCTCGCCCGCGCCATCACCGGAGCCGCCAGAACCCGCGAAGTGCGCGTGCCAAAGGCCTCGGACTTCACCTCCTCCCCAGCGGTCGGCGTGAAGGCCACCGTGGATGGGACCGTCATCGAGGTCGGCGGACCCTATCTGCTCGAACAGCACTCCGCAGACGAGCTGAGTGTGGCCGACCAGTGGCGAGAGGAAGGGGCGATCATCCTCCATGTCCTCGCCGACGGCACGGTCATCGGTGCACTACGCCTGGCCGATGAGGTCCGGTCTGAGTCTCGCGACGCGGTCGATGCCCTCCACTCTCAGGGTGCGCAGGTCGTGATGATCACTGGAGACGCCCAGGCGGTCGCTGACACCGTCGCCAAGGATCTCGGCATCGACCGTGTGTTCGCCGGCGTGCGTCCCGAGGACAAAGCTGCCAAGGTCTCCGAATTGCAGGACGAGGGGCGCAAGGTCGCGATGGTCGGCGACGGCGTGAACGACGCCCCGGCCCTCGCACAGGCCGATGTGGGCATCGCCATCGGCGCCGGCACCGATGTGGCGATCGGCTCGGCGGGAGTCATCCTCGCCTCGTCGGACCCGAGGTCGGTGCTGTCGGTATTCGAACTGTCGCGTGCGAGCTACCGGAAGATGAAGCAGAACCTGTGGTGGGCCGCTGGCTACAACCTCATCTCTGTGCCGCTCGCAGCGGGCATCCTCGCCCCGATCGGATTCGTGCTGCCGATGAGCATCGGGGCGATCCTCATGTCGGCCTCCACCGTCGTGGTGGCCCTCAACGCGCAACTGCTGCGCCGCCTCGACCTCACACCCGAATCCAGCACCAACCGCATCCTCGACCGCACCTGA
- a CDS encoding CueP family metal-binding protein yields MTSSITPRRRTFIVSAALTLLVTGLAVSGCAESAPDASSQQAGDGLLADHDLEGLDAAAIIERLDTMPVAQRPTDLMASIRPDSLLLSDDEGREAELPMPRDVVYVSVAPYLNETHECYYHSLTTCTGELASADISVTLTDDSGDVLVDDVLTTYDNGFVGLWVPRDLEATLTASYAGRSATTSVSTRSDDDATCITTLHLI; encoded by the coding sequence ATGACATCTTCCATCACACCCCGCAGGCGCACTTTCATCGTTTCGGCTGCCCTCACCCTGCTCGTGACCGGTCTCGCAGTGAGCGGTTGCGCGGAGTCGGCGCCGGATGCGTCAAGCCAGCAGGCAGGCGACGGGCTCCTCGCCGACCATGACCTCGAGGGCCTCGACGCTGCGGCGATCATCGAGCGACTCGACACCATGCCCGTCGCGCAGCGCCCGACCGATCTGATGGCCTCGATCCGGCCGGACTCGTTGCTGCTCTCCGATGACGAGGGTCGCGAGGCGGAGCTTCCCATGCCACGAGACGTCGTGTACGTCTCGGTCGCGCCCTACCTCAATGAGACCCACGAGTGCTACTACCACAGCCTGACGACCTGCACGGGTGAGCTCGCCAGCGCTGACATCTCGGTCACGCTCACCGACGACTCGGGAGATGTCCTAGTGGACGACGTGCTCACGACCTACGACAACGGTTTCGTCGGGCTCTGGGTTCCGCGTGACCTGGAGGCGACGCTGACCGCAAGCTACGCGGGGCGCAGCGCCACCACGAGTGTCTCCACGCGCAGCGACGACGACGCGACCTGCATCACCACGCTGCACCTGATCTGA
- a CDS encoding 2-hydroxyacid dehydrogenase has translation MTYRTVVLNAALVNYDGLAGYDRIADEVVIYDETPEELILERVAGFDVVVTKEMRVSGEVIRQFPDSVKMICEAGTGYNNLDLEAAREKGIAVCNIPAYSSERVAHTAILLILSLASSLQKQIRMLADGNHDNFHRHLMVDHVEINGKTLGVIGYGNIARQMIAVAQALGMQVIVATRTPREDTDGVHFTTQEELFRRSDFLSLNCPLNEQTRHLVNAHTLALMKPSAYVINTARGPLIDEQALIEAIRDGVVAGAGLDVQENEPLDDSSPLYSMDTVIITPHMGWRGLETRQRLVSMVGDNIRAFAAGSPINRVA, from the coding sequence TTGACCTACCGGACCGTGGTGCTGAACGCCGCACTCGTGAACTACGACGGCCTGGCCGGATACGACCGGATCGCCGACGAGGTCGTCATCTACGACGAGACACCCGAGGAGCTGATCCTGGAGCGGGTGGCGGGCTTCGACGTCGTCGTCACCAAGGAGATGCGGGTCAGCGGGGAGGTCATCCGGCAGTTCCCGGACAGCGTGAAGATGATCTGCGAGGCGGGCACCGGATACAACAACCTCGACCTCGAGGCCGCGCGGGAGAAGGGCATCGCTGTCTGCAACATCCCCGCCTACAGCAGCGAGCGCGTCGCGCACACCGCGATCCTCCTGATCCTCAGCCTGGCAAGCTCGCTGCAGAAGCAGATCCGGATGCTGGCCGACGGCAACCACGACAACTTCCACCGGCATCTGATGGTCGACCACGTCGAGATCAACGGCAAGACGCTGGGGGTCATCGGCTACGGCAACATCGCCAGGCAGATGATCGCCGTCGCCCAGGCTCTCGGCATGCAGGTGATCGTCGCCACCCGCACCCCACGTGAGGACACCGACGGCGTGCACTTCACCACCCAGGAGGAGCTGTTCCGGCGCAGTGACTTCCTCTCGCTCAACTGCCCTCTGAACGAGCAGACGAGGCATCTCGTGAACGCGCACACCCTCGCGCTGATGAAGCCCTCCGCCTACGTCATCAACACCGCCCGGGGACCCCTGATCGACGAGCAGGCGCTCATCGAGGCCATCCGCGACGGCGTCGTCGCCGGCGCCGGCCTGGATGTCCAGGAGAACGAGCCGCTCGACGACTCCAGCCCGCTGTACTCCATGGACACCGTCATCATCACACCGCACATGGGGTGGCGCGGATTGGAGACGAGGCAGCGCCTCGTCTCGATGGTCGGCGACAACATCCGCGCGTTCGCCGCAGGCAGCCCCATCAACCGCGTCGCCTGA
- the arfA gene encoding arabinosylfuranosidase ArfA, protein MNASATVDPQRSLGQIDRRIFGAFVEHLGRHIYDGIFEPGHPSADENGFRTDVIELVKELGVSTIRYPGGNFVSGYNWEDGVGPRDQRPERLDLAWHTTETNQVGLHEFADWCDAVGSDMMMAVNLGTRGVAEALALLEYCNVPNPTTRTRQRAANGHPDPFGIKMWCLGNEMDGPWQVGHRSAEDYAKIASQTAKAMKMLDNSLEFVACGSSSRAMPTFGKWEETVLEHAFDDLDFISCHAYYEEIDGDTQEFLTSAADMDLFIKQVVAVCDAAAAKHNSDKQIMISFDEWNVWYLTEWQKIEGKIPVDVWPTAPRLLEDSYNVKDAVVVGDLLITLLRHSDRVRSASLAQLVNVIAPIMTEPGGPTWRQTTFFPFSITSRLTAGESIPVDVECPTVFSRKANADVPTVNAVATLDEKGISLFVVNRSLTDAFDLGVDLSQLAGGRVLTLAEAHVIADEDLTAANTLTDPQRVAPEALEVAVGAMVSAQLPPVSWAAIRLTF, encoded by the coding sequence GTGAACGCTTCGGCAACGGTGGACCCCCAACGCTCCCTCGGCCAGATCGACCGGCGCATCTTCGGCGCCTTCGTCGAGCACCTTGGCCGCCACATCTACGACGGGATCTTCGAACCCGGCCACCCCTCCGCGGATGAGAACGGCTTCCGCACTGACGTGATCGAGCTCGTGAAGGAGCTCGGCGTCAGCACCATCCGCTACCCCGGAGGCAACTTCGTCTCCGGCTACAACTGGGAGGACGGCGTCGGGCCACGCGATCAGCGTCCCGAGCGACTCGACCTCGCCTGGCACACCACCGAGACCAACCAGGTGGGCCTACATGAGTTCGCCGACTGGTGCGACGCGGTCGGCTCGGACATGATGATGGCCGTCAACCTCGGCACCCGCGGCGTCGCGGAGGCCCTCGCGCTGCTGGAGTACTGCAACGTCCCGAACCCGACCACCCGCACCCGGCAGCGCGCCGCCAACGGACACCCCGATCCCTTCGGGATCAAGATGTGGTGTCTGGGCAACGAGATGGACGGCCCCTGGCAGGTCGGACACCGCTCCGCGGAGGACTACGCCAAGATCGCCTCGCAGACCGCCAAGGCCATGAAGATGCTCGACAACTCCCTGGAGTTCGTCGCCTGCGGCTCGTCGTCGCGTGCCATGCCGACCTTCGGGAAGTGGGAGGAGACCGTCCTCGAGCACGCTTTCGACGACCTCGACTTCATCTCCTGCCACGCCTACTACGAGGAGATCGACGGCGACACGCAGGAGTTCCTGACCTCGGCCGCCGACATGGACCTCTTCATCAAGCAGGTCGTCGCCGTGTGTGACGCCGCCGCGGCGAAGCACAACTCCGACAAGCAGATCATGATCTCGTTCGACGAGTGGAACGTCTGGTACCTGACCGAGTGGCAGAAGATCGAGGGCAAGATCCCCGTCGACGTGTGGCCCACGGCTCCCCGACTCCTCGAGGACTCCTACAACGTCAAGGACGCCGTCGTCGTCGGCGACCTCCTCATCACCCTGCTTCGCCACTCCGACCGGGTCCGCTCGGCGTCGCTGGCCCAGCTCGTCAACGTGATCGCCCCGATCATGACGGAGCCCGGTGGCCCGACCTGGCGCCAGACGACGTTCTTCCCGTTCTCGATCACCTCGCGGCTCACCGCCGGCGAGTCGATTCCCGTCGACGTCGAGTGCCCCACTGTCTTCTCCCGCAAGGCCAACGCGGATGTCCCGACCGTCAACGCCGTCGCCACGCTCGACGAGAAGGGCATCTCCCTGTTCGTGGTGAACCGGTCTCTGACCGACGCCTTCGACCTCGGCGTCGACCTGAGCCAGCTCGCCGGTGGCCGCGTGCTGACCCTCGCCGAGGCCCACGTGATCGCCGACGAGGATCTGACGGCCGCCAACACGCTGACGGATCCGCAACGCGTCGCTCCGGAGGCGCTGGAGGTCGCCGTCGGCGCGATGGTCTCGGCGCAGCTGCCTCCGGTCTCCTGGGCAGCGATCCGGCTCACCTTCTGA
- a CDS encoding carbohydrate ABC transporter permease — protein sequence MTTLPSSAPERRARRRPSAVAASRATPYLYLLPALVVYAAFMLYPLVQTANYSLYEWKGFGPATFVGAQNYLDLLADRAFHAAIWHALVLVFFYAIAPTAVGLVLASVLRRGRVRGLGIFRALIFLPQVIALVVVAVAWRHIYATDGTLNALLGALGSHSDIGWLGDADLALPAVGLIGFWLSTGLVMLILLAGMLRIPRELFEAARLDGASAVQEFFAVTLPSVRGEIATALVLTIIAALKTFDLVYMTTAGGPGTATTVPSYEVFNRAFNHKNVGSAAAVAVVLTVLVFLINAAVSRIGEEKDR from the coding sequence ATGACTACTCTGCCTTCGTCGGCTCCTGAGCGGCGCGCCCGGAGGCGGCCGTCGGCCGTCGCCGCTTCCCGGGCGACCCCGTACCTGTACCTGCTGCCCGCGCTGGTGGTCTACGCGGCCTTCATGCTGTACCCCCTCGTGCAGACGGCGAACTACTCCCTCTACGAGTGGAAGGGGTTCGGCCCCGCGACGTTCGTCGGCGCGCAGAACTACCTTGATCTGCTCGCCGACCGCGCCTTCCACGCCGCGATCTGGCACGCGCTGGTGCTCGTGTTCTTCTACGCCATCGCCCCGACCGCCGTCGGGCTGGTTCTCGCGTCGGTGCTGCGCCGCGGCCGGGTCAGGGGACTAGGGATCTTCCGGGCCCTGATCTTCCTGCCGCAGGTGATCGCGCTGGTGGTCGTTGCCGTGGCCTGGCGTCACATCTACGCCACCGACGGCACCCTCAATGCGCTGCTCGGCGCGCTGGGGAGCCACTCCGACATCGGCTGGCTCGGTGACGCCGACCTCGCGCTCCCCGCCGTCGGCCTCATCGGGTTCTGGCTCTCGACGGGGCTCGTCATGCTCATCCTGCTGGCCGGCATGCTCCGCATCCCGCGCGAGCTCTTCGAGGCCGCCCGGCTCGACGGGGCGTCGGCGGTGCAGGAGTTCTTCGCCGTGACGCTGCCGAGCGTCCGCGGCGAGATCGCCACCGCGCTCGTGCTGACGATCATCGCGGCGCTGAAGACGTTCGATCTGGTGTACATGACGACGGCGGGCGGCCCCGGCACGGCGACGACGGTGCCGAGCTACGAGGTGTTCAACCGCGCGTTCAACCACAAGAATGTCGGCTCGGCGGCCGCCGTCGCCGTCGTCCTGACGGTCCTGGTGTTCCTCATCAACGCCGCCGTCAGCCGCATCGGCGAGGAGAAGGACCGATGA